Part of the Alteracholeplasma palmae J233 genome, ATCGATTATTTTTTGACTACCACTTTGAATGCTTTGTAGGTCTGCATAAACTGTTAATGACATATTTTTAATAGGATTATAATAATAAATTTGACCTCCCATACCAAATAAGGTAAATCCTCCATATCTATTTTTCCATAATTGATAACCATAACCGTATCTAAAATCTGGTCCTTCTGTAGCAAGAAAAGTATCAGTTTGTTTAGAAATCGCTTGTTTCATATAATCTATATCAATATATTGTTTATGATTAGATCTTCCTAAATTTTTGATGAAATTTCCTACTTTAAACAAATCTTCTAATCTACACATTAATCCAGAACCGCCATGTGAAATACCTTCATATGTTTTTATGATATAACTTTCTTTAGTAAAACCTAGATCATTTAGAATTTCTATCTTAAGATATTCTAACATATCCATTTGAGTGATACTTTCCACTAAGGCTGATAGTACATATGAAGCAGAAGTATCATAAGCAAATAAAGTACCTGGTTCTTTTTCTGGTTCTAAGGTGAAAAAGCTTTCTAAGTAGTCTTTAGTAGATCTCTTATACGTAGTTGATAAAAAACTTGTTTGCATCGTAAGAAGATCTTTAACTGTCATTTTCTTAATCATTTCATGTTTCACATCAAAAGAAAAGTATTGATAA contains:
- a CDS encoding serine hydrolase domain-containing protein produces the protein MIENMNISFLDRLKEENLPIHGIIVEQDDKVLLEKYYEPFNKHTMHRMYSVTKTFVMLAVGLLYTQKKLKLEDKIYQYFSFDVKHEMIKKMTVKDLLTMQTSFLSTTYKRSTKDYLESFFTLEPEKEPGTLFAYDTSASYVLSALVESITQMDMLEYLKIEILNDLGFTKESYIIKTYEGISHGGSGLMCRLEDLFKVGNFIKNLGRSNHKQYIDIDYMKQAISKQTDTFLATEGPDFRYGYGYQLWKNRYGGFTLFGMGGQIYYYNPIKNMSLTVYADLQSIQSGSQKIIDLFNNFFDKKEQNTKKYFLIDKRISNNNNFSKLYQDDKNRVFLEIIEDKAHINLNGIEINFSTSNYSKGILENKYPYIAYANEKEKGLNLTVYLIGENLGTILMDIYYDKDLISIYSKGYAETILNHFNLNINIRNEEK